The Lentzea guizhouensis genome contains a region encoding:
- a CDS encoding substrate-binding domain-containing protein has protein sequence MSARHTSPGLFRRVALPVAALLGVIAAAGVTVVALRVTSGADCSGALPLKVAVTPAALDVVNAAAQEYQRSQPVVNGRCVQVQVESRNAADVAHELPTAQINPHSLWIPDSSMWAAEAQRQSAETGPEAPKLDIKPSLASSPLVVAGSESTMAKVGYPITPISWSKVIDPKVAVSMSDPTMTSEGLATLFVIRTLLGNADGTPKPELVGTLLRVGRTAIPSVRDAFSKATTDAEKAPLFAATEQSIVANNRSMKQNAVLGAPPREGTLSFDYPLVRVSRQNEQDGIGEAAAEFERVLRSGETTKRFGEAGFRTVSGAAPAKWSTEVEGVQAGDVKQIETPNADQVSELLRTWGAISLDMRMLTVIDVSGSMIEKGANGKTRVEAATEASMTALSMLPDTTQIGLWAFSTDKKPPQDWIELVPVGPLGEPLQGVARRKRLEAGASQLNALVGGGTALNDTTLAAFRHVLAGYDPSKVNSVVLMTDGRNDDISSIDTAALIETLKRESDPARPVPIIMVGLGQEADMDALRAISAATGGKAYQAPNPEDIRAVLLDAVSQRRCRPNC, from the coding sequence ATGTCAGCTCGTCACACGTCCCCCGGGTTGTTCCGGCGGGTGGCCCTCCCCGTGGCCGCCCTGCTCGGAGTGATCGCGGCGGCCGGCGTCACGGTCGTGGCACTGCGTGTCACCAGCGGCGCCGACTGCTCCGGCGCACTGCCGCTGAAGGTCGCCGTCACACCCGCCGCGTTAGATGTCGTGAACGCAGCCGCGCAGGAGTACCAGCGGTCCCAACCGGTCGTGAACGGCCGGTGCGTGCAGGTCCAGGTCGAGTCGCGCAACGCGGCCGACGTGGCCCACGAGCTGCCGACCGCGCAGATCAACCCCCATTCCCTCTGGATCCCCGACTCCTCGATGTGGGCGGCCGAGGCCCAGCGCCAGTCGGCCGAGACCGGTCCCGAAGCCCCGAAGCTGGACATCAAGCCGTCACTGGCGTCCTCACCGCTGGTGGTGGCCGGTTCGGAGTCGACCATGGCCAAGGTCGGCTACCCGATCACCCCGATCTCCTGGTCCAAGGTGATCGACCCCAAGGTCGCGGTCTCGATGAGCGACCCGACGATGACCTCGGAGGGCCTCGCGACCCTCTTCGTCATCCGCACCCTGCTCGGCAACGCCGACGGCACGCCGAAGCCCGAGCTCGTGGGCACCCTGCTGCGCGTGGGCCGCACCGCCATCCCGTCGGTGCGCGACGCGTTCAGCAAGGCCACCACGGACGCGGAGAAGGCGCCGCTCTTCGCCGCGACCGAGCAGTCCATCGTGGCCAACAACCGTTCCATGAAGCAGAACGCCGTCCTGGGCGCACCCCCCAGGGAGGGCACGCTGTCGTTCGACTACCCGCTGGTCAGGGTGTCGCGGCAGAACGAGCAGGACGGCATCGGCGAGGCGGCCGCGGAGTTCGAGCGGGTGCTGCGCTCCGGCGAGACCACCAAGCGCTTCGGCGAGGCGGGCTTCCGCACCGTCTCCGGCGCCGCACCGGCGAAGTGGTCGACCGAGGTCGAGGGCGTGCAGGCCGGCGACGTGAAGCAGATCGAGACCCCGAACGCCGACCAGGTGTCCGAGCTGCTGCGCACCTGGGGCGCCATCAGCCTGGACATGCGCATGCTGACCGTGATCGACGTGTCCGGCTCGATGATCGAGAAGGGCGCGAACGGCAAGACCCGCGTCGAGGCGGCCACCGAGGCCTCGATGACGGCGCTGTCGATGCTGCCCGACACCACCCAGATCGGCCTGTGGGCGTTCTCGACGGACAAGAAGCCGCCGCAGGACTGGATCGAGCTCGTCCCGGTCGGCCCGCTCGGCGAACCCCTGCAGGGCGTGGCGCGCCGCAAGCGCCTCGAAGCCGGCGCCTCCCAGCTCAACGCCCTGGTCGGCGGCGGAACGGCGTTGAACGACACGACCCTCGCCGCCTTCCGGCACGTGCTGGCCGGCTACGACCCGTCGAAGGTCAACTCCGTGGTGCTGATGACGGACGGCCGCAACGACGACATCTCGTCGATCGACACGGCGGCGCTGATCGAGACGCTGAAGCGCGAGTCGGACCCGGCGCGCCCGGTGCCGATCATCATGGTCGGGCTCGGCCAGGAAGCCGACATGGACGCGCTGCGGGCCATTTCCGCTGCTACGGGCGGGAAGGCCTACCAAGCACCCAACCCGGAGGACATCCGGGCAGTGCTGCTGGACGCCGTCTCCCAGCGCCGCTGCCGCCCCAACTGCTGA
- the folE gene encoding GTP cyclohydrolase I FolE: MTEHHQLDADAGLTHNGEAGVSARRAFDHARAEAAVRELLIACGEDPEREGLRETPARVARAYRELFAGLYTDADSVLAKTFDESHEELVLVTDIPMFSFCEHHLLPFHGVAHVGYIPNERGRVTGLSKLARLVDLYSKRPQVQERLTSQVADALVRKLEPRGVIVVVEAEHLCMGMRGVRKPGSRTTTSAVRGLLRTSASSRAEAIELIRGRLR; this comes from the coding sequence GTGACCGAGCACCACCAGCTCGACGCAGACGCCGGCCTCACCCACAACGGGGAGGCCGGCGTCTCCGCGCGGCGGGCCTTCGACCACGCCCGTGCCGAGGCGGCGGTCCGTGAGCTGCTGATCGCGTGCGGTGAGGACCCGGAGCGCGAAGGCCTGCGCGAGACACCCGCTCGGGTGGCGCGCGCCTACCGGGAGTTGTTCGCCGGGCTCTACACCGACGCGGACAGCGTGCTGGCGAAGACGTTCGACGAGAGCCACGAGGAGCTCGTCCTCGTCACCGACATCCCGATGTTCAGCTTCTGCGAGCACCACCTGCTGCCGTTCCACGGCGTCGCGCACGTCGGGTACATCCCGAACGAGCGCGGCCGGGTCACCGGTCTGTCGAAGCTGGCGCGGCTGGTCGACCTCTACTCGAAGCGCCCGCAGGTGCAGGAACGGCTGACCTCCCAGGTCGCGGACGCGCTGGTGCGCAAGCTCGAGCCGCGCGGCGTGATCGTGGTCGTCGAGGCCGAGCACCTGTGCATGGGCATGCGCGGTGTCCGCAAGCCCGGCTCGCGCACGACGACGTCGGCGGTGCGCGGGCTGCTGCGCACGTCCGCCTCGTCGCGGGCGGAGGCGATCGAGCTGATCAGGGGCCGGTTGCGGTGA
- the ftsH gene encoding ATP-dependent zinc metalloprotease FtsH: MDRKRLLRNPLLWIAAVLLLYFVFTVLFDDSRGYHQVKTSQALQQVREGNVKEATIEDKEQRLRLTLKDGSNFENSNRLITQFPASSTDEIFTILDQAGNKPVVETKVSQESILMQILIYLVPLGLLLLLLMWMMNNAQGGGNRVLNFGKSKAKQLSKDMPKTTFADVAGAEEAVEELEEIKDFLQNPGRYQALGAKIPKGVLLYGPPGTGKTLLARAVAGEAGVPFYSISGSDFVEMFVGVGASRVRDLFEQAKQNAPCIIFVDEIDAVGRHRGAGMGGGHDEREQTLNQLLVEMDGFDSRGGIILIAATNRPDILDPALLRPGRFDRQIPVSAPDLKGRKQILRVHSKGKPLAADADLDGLAKRTVGFSGADLANVINEAALLTARHNGHTIDGAALEESVDRVIGGPARKSRIISEKEKKITAYHEAGHALAAWAMPDIDPVYKVTILARGRTGGHTLSVPEEDKDLMTRSEMIARLVFALGGRSAEELVFHEPTTGASNDIEQATKIARAMVTEYGMSAKLGAVKYGQEQGEPFLGRSAGRQADYSLEVAHEIDEEVRKLIEAAHTEAYEVLVTYRDVLDDLTLELIEKETLHQKELERIFARVEKRPRITQFNDFGDRRPSDIPPVKTPGELAKERGEPWPPVVEDTIEEELQREEPAAAAPTEELPSPNGANGANGVHQPGQPAGSGPPNYGAPPGWTPATVPGQPHNVWEPRKQQPDQDERQ; this comes from the coding sequence ATGGACCGCAAGCGCCTGCTTCGCAACCCGCTGCTGTGGATCGCTGCGGTGTTGCTGCTCTACTTCGTCTTCACCGTGCTCTTCGACGACTCACGGGGCTACCACCAGGTCAAGACGTCTCAAGCACTCCAACAGGTGCGTGAGGGCAACGTCAAGGAAGCCACGATCGAGGACAAGGAGCAGCGTCTCCGGCTGACCCTCAAGGACGGCTCGAACTTCGAGAACAGCAACCGCCTGATCACGCAGTTCCCGGCGAGTTCCACCGACGAGATCTTCACCATCCTCGACCAGGCCGGCAACAAGCCCGTGGTGGAGACCAAGGTCAGCCAGGAGTCCATCCTGATGCAGATCTTGATCTACCTGGTGCCACTGGGCCTGCTGTTGCTGCTCCTGATGTGGATGATGAACAACGCCCAGGGCGGCGGGAACCGCGTCCTGAACTTCGGCAAGTCCAAGGCCAAGCAGCTCTCCAAGGACATGCCGAAGACGACGTTCGCGGACGTCGCCGGCGCCGAGGAGGCCGTCGAGGAACTGGAAGAGATCAAGGACTTCCTCCAGAACCCCGGCCGCTACCAGGCACTGGGCGCCAAGATCCCCAAGGGCGTGCTGCTCTACGGCCCGCCGGGAACCGGCAAGACGCTGCTCGCGAGGGCCGTCGCCGGTGAGGCCGGGGTGCCGTTCTACTCGATCTCCGGCTCGGACTTCGTCGAGATGTTCGTCGGTGTCGGTGCCTCGCGTGTGCGTGACCTGTTCGAACAGGCCAAGCAGAACGCGCCGTGCATCATCTTCGTCGACGAGATCGACGCGGTGGGCCGCCACCGCGGCGCGGGCATGGGCGGCGGTCACGACGAGCGCGAGCAGACCCTCAACCAGCTGCTCGTCGAGATGGACGGCTTCGACTCGCGCGGCGGGATCATCCTGATCGCGGCGACGAACCGTCCCGACATCCTCGACCCGGCCCTGCTGCGCCCCGGCCGCTTCGACCGGCAGATCCCGGTGTCCGCACCGGACCTGAAGGGCCGCAAGCAGATCCTCCGGGTGCACTCGAAGGGCAAGCCGCTGGCCGCGGACGCCGACCTCGACGGCCTCGCGAAGCGCACCGTCGGGTTCTCCGGCGCCGACCTCGCGAACGTCATCAACGAGGCGGCGCTGCTCACCGCGCGCCACAACGGCCACACCATCGACGGTGCGGCGCTCGAGGAGTCGGTGGACCGCGTGATCGGCGGTCCGGCCCGCAAGAGCCGGATCATCTCCGAGAAGGAGAAGAAGATCACCGCGTACCACGAGGCGGGGCACGCCCTGGCCGCGTGGGCGATGCCGGACATCGACCCGGTCTACAAGGTCACGATCCTCGCCCGCGGCCGCACGGGTGGCCACACCCTCTCGGTGCCGGAAGAGGACAAGGACCTGATGACCAGGTCCGAGATGATCGCGCGACTGGTGTTCGCGCTGGGTGGCCGTTCCGCCGAGGAGCTCGTCTTCCACGAGCCCACGACCGGTGCGTCCAACGACATCGAGCAGGCGACCAAGATCGCCCGCGCGATGGTCACCGAGTACGGCATGAGCGCGAAGCTCGGCGCCGTGAAGTACGGGCAGGAGCAGGGCGAGCCGTTCCTCGGTCGCTCGGCCGGCCGCCAGGCGGACTACTCGCTGGAGGTCGCGCACGAGATCGACGAGGAGGTGCGCAAGCTCATCGAGGCCGCGCACACCGAGGCGTACGAGGTGCTCGTCACCTACCGCGACGTCCTCGACGACCTCACGCTCGAGCTGATCGAGAAGGAGACCCTGCACCAGAAGGAACTGGAGCGGATCTTCGCCCGCGTCGAGAAGCGGCCGCGCATCACCCAGTTCAACGACTTCGGTGACCGCAGGCCGTCCGACATCCCGCCGGTCAAGACCCCGGGGGAGCTCGCCAAGGAACGCGGCGAGCCGTGGCCGCCGGTCGTCGAGGACACCATCGAGGAGGAGTTGCAGCGGGAGGAACCGGCCGCTGCGGCCCCGACCGAGGAGCTGCCCTCGCCGAACGGTGCGAACGGGGCCAACGGCGTGCACCAGCCGGGTCAGCCGGCCGGGTCGGGCCCGCCGAACTACGGCGCCCCGCCCGGATGGACGCCGGCGACCGTCCCCGGTCAGCCGCACAACGTCTGGGAGCCGCGCAAGCAGCAGCCAGACCAGGACGAGCGGCAGTGA
- the hpt gene encoding hypoxanthine phosphoribosyltransferase, producing the protein MYDGDIASVLITEQEISDKVTELAKQVADDHPEGDSDLVLITVLKGAVMFMADLARALPVPVQLEFMAVSSYGSSTSSSGVVRILKDLDRDIADRNVVIVEDIIDSGLTLSWLLKNLQSRRPRSLEVCTLLRKPDAVKVEVPVKYVGFDIPNEFVVGYGLDYAERYRDLPYIGTLDPKVYSN; encoded by the coding sequence GTGTACGACGGCGACATCGCATCCGTGCTCATCACCGAGCAGGAGATCAGCGACAAGGTCACCGAACTCGCCAAGCAGGTCGCTGACGATCACCCAGAAGGTGACTCCGACCTCGTGCTGATCACCGTCCTCAAGGGCGCGGTGATGTTCATGGCCGATCTTGCTCGTGCGCTGCCCGTCCCGGTGCAGCTGGAGTTCATGGCCGTGAGCTCCTACGGCTCGTCCACCTCGTCGTCCGGCGTGGTGCGGATCCTCAAGGACCTCGACCGCGACATCGCCGACCGCAACGTCGTGATCGTCGAGGACATCATCGACTCCGGTCTCACGCTGTCGTGGCTGCTCAAGAACCTGCAGTCGCGCCGGCCGCGGTCGCTCGAGGTGTGCACGCTGCTGCGCAAGCCTGACGCGGTGAAGGTCGAGGTGCCGGTGAAGTACGTCGGTTTCGACATCCCCAACGAGTTCGTCGTCGGGTACGGGCTCGACTACGCCGAGCGGTACCGCGACCTGCCGTACATCGGCACGCTCGACCCGAAGGTCTACTCCAACTGA
- the dacB gene encoding D-alanyl-D-alanine carboxypeptidase/D-alanyl-D-alanine-endopeptidase, giving the protein MDQRCGDQAWPYAQRKEPQHHEPLTRQDLQRPSQRHAPAALHQNGSHQNGQQNGHQNGAHQNGAAQRPDLTHPETVRIAPVQRPPQHQPKRAEEPKELPGHDEELEDRLTEAKPKTKTHTDTEPDTEPETDQPKKTRKPLAIALAVLVVAALTGATIFAVNEFSGQAAVETKPPAAPVDVQPLVKPASAQGTAPTPQGVQRALAGPAGSGALGTLTGSVVDPATGTVLWQQGDTNPATPASSLKVLTAAAALLELDKTAQLSTKVVRGAEPGTVVIIGGGDPTISATPGSSVYPGAAQLDDLVNQVRQQGPVTKVLYDLGRYAGEQMGPQWETVDIAGGSVAPIVPFMVDGGRLDPRKVEVARTPNPAQQAADAFAARLGATAAPGVAPPGAQTIAEVKSASIEQLVDNMMQISDNVLTEAVARELAIKTGNEPSFAGGVKAVRETLTKHGFDLSGASFVDGSGLSATNKIPAKLLTDVLMAAAKPALDDRTAKLRPLLTSLPVAGGSGTLAGRYGGVAAQGKGWVRAKTGTLTGVNALAGVVVDEDGRVLVFAFMSASPGNPETEVRPALDVLATALRGCGCS; this is encoded by the coding sequence TTGGACCAGCGGTGCGGTGACCAGGCGTGGCCGTACGCGCAGCGCAAGGAGCCGCAGCACCACGAACCGCTCACCAGGCAGGACCTCCAGCGGCCCAGCCAAAGGCACGCACCAGCGGCCCTGCACCAAAACGGCTCTCACCAGAACGGCCAACAAAACGGTCACCAGAACGGTGCGCACCAGAACGGCGCGGCGCAGCGCCCTGACCTCACCCACCCCGAGACCGTCCGCATCGCCCCGGTCCAGCGCCCACCCCAGCACCAGCCAAAGCGCGCCGAAGAACCCAAAGAACTCCCCGGCCACGACGAAGAGCTAGAAGACCGCCTGACCGAGGCCAAGCCAAAGACCAAGACCCACACCGACACCGAGCCCGACACCGAGCCCGAAACCGACCAGCCCAAGAAGACCCGCAAACCCCTGGCCATCGCCCTGGCCGTGCTGGTCGTCGCCGCCCTCACCGGCGCCACGATCTTCGCGGTCAACGAGTTCAGCGGCCAAGCGGCTGTCGAGACCAAGCCGCCCGCGGCCCCGGTCGACGTCCAGCCGCTCGTCAAACCGGCCAGCGCGCAAGGCACCGCACCGACCCCGCAGGGCGTGCAACGTGCGCTTGCCGGACCGGCGGGCAGCGGGGCCCTCGGCACGCTCACCGGCAGCGTGGTCGACCCCGCCACGGGCACCGTGTTGTGGCAGCAGGGCGACACGAACCCGGCCACGCCCGCGTCGAGTCTCAAGGTGCTCACGGCGGCGGCCGCGTTGTTGGAGCTCGACAAGACGGCGCAGCTCAGCACCAAGGTCGTGCGGGGCGCGGAACCCGGCACGGTGGTGATCATCGGTGGCGGTGACCCCACCATCTCGGCCACGCCGGGGAGCAGTGTCTACCCCGGTGCGGCGCAGCTCGACGACCTCGTCAACCAGGTCAGGCAGCAGGGGCCGGTCACCAAGGTCCTCTACGACCTGGGCAGGTACGCCGGCGAGCAGATGGGGCCGCAGTGGGAGACCGTCGACATCGCGGGCGGGTCGGTCGCGCCGATCGTGCCGTTCATGGTGGACGGTGGGCGGCTGGACCCGCGGAAGGTCGAGGTGGCGCGGACGCCGAACCCGGCTCAGCAGGCGGCTGACGCGTTCGCGGCCAGGCTCGGCGCGACAGCGGCTCCGGGGGTGGCGCCGCCGGGTGCGCAGACGATCGCCGAGGTCAAGAGTGCGTCGATCGAGCAGCTCGTCGACAACATGATGCAGATCTCGGACAACGTGCTCACCGAGGCGGTTGCCAGGGAGCTCGCCATCAAGACCGGCAACGAGCCGTCGTTCGCGGGTGGGGTCAAGGCGGTCAGGGAGACGCTCACCAAGCACGGGTTCGACCTCAGCGGGGCGAGCTTCGTGGACGGCAGCGGGTTGTCGGCGACCAACAAGATCCCGGCCAAGCTGCTCACGGACGTCCTCATGGCCGCCGCGAAGCCCGCGTTGGACGACAGGACGGCGAAGTTGCGGCCGTTGCTCACGTCACTGCCGGTCGCGGGTGGCAGTGGCACGCTGGCCGGGCGCTACGGCGGGGTGGCGGCGCAGGGCAAGGGCTGGGTGCGGGCCAAGACGGGCACGCTCACCGGCGTCAACGCGCTGGCCGGGGTGGTGGTCGACGAGGACGGCAGGGTGCTGGTGTTCGCGTTCATGTCGGCGAGCCCGGGCAACCCGGAGACCGAGGTGCGGCCGGCGTTGGACGTGCTCGCGACGGCGTTGCGAGGCTGTGGCTGTTCGTAG
- a CDS encoding zinc-dependent metalloprotease: MNGATEAELGPVDWELAVATATRLVRPGPAIDRGEAEHVVGRLRELAPQAEVHVRELTGLGQGLPLLPGEVVDRPAWVKAAAQGLQALTDPAVPRQTGAMASVLAGTAGVQAGVVLSFLSSRVLGQYDPFSPSDQLAGRLLLVAPNIVGAQQALDVPADDFRMWVCLHECTHRLQFTGVPWLRRYFAEQVTTLLSTMDEDRAPLTDVLRDFRTKLRAGDGPIGLIELIQSPQQKAVLDRLIALSTLLEGHADHVMDAVGDTVVPSVATIRSRFTVRRKGGGLLDRVLRTLLGVEAKVRQYAEGAAFTEYVVERVGMDGFNAVWTSADTLPTRAEIAEPMTWLRRVSP; this comes from the coding sequence GTGAACGGCGCGACGGAGGCAGAGCTCGGACCGGTGGACTGGGAGCTCGCGGTGGCGACCGCGACCCGGTTGGTGCGGCCCGGTCCGGCGATCGACAGAGGCGAGGCCGAGCACGTCGTCGGCCGGCTTCGTGAGCTCGCGCCGCAGGCCGAGGTGCACGTCCGCGAGCTCACCGGGCTCGGGCAGGGGTTGCCGCTGCTGCCGGGCGAGGTCGTGGACCGGCCGGCGTGGGTGAAGGCGGCCGCACAGGGGCTGCAGGCGCTCACGGATCCGGCGGTGCCGCGCCAGACCGGTGCGATGGCGAGCGTGCTGGCCGGCACGGCGGGTGTGCAGGCCGGTGTGGTGCTGTCGTTCCTGAGCTCGCGGGTGCTGGGGCAGTACGACCCGTTCAGCCCGAGCGACCAGCTGGCCGGGCGGTTGCTGTTGGTGGCGCCGAACATCGTTGGCGCGCAACAGGCTCTGGACGTCCCGGCGGACGACTTCCGGATGTGGGTCTGCCTGCACGAGTGCACGCACCGGCTGCAGTTCACCGGGGTGCCGTGGCTGCGCCGGTACTTCGCGGAGCAGGTCACCACGCTGCTCTCCACAATGGACGAGGACAGGGCGCCGCTGACGGACGTCCTGCGCGACTTCCGCACGAAGCTGCGTGCGGGCGACGGTCCGATCGGGCTGATCGAGCTGATCCAGTCACCGCAGCAGAAAGCCGTGCTGGACCGGCTGATCGCACTGTCCACTTTGCTCGAAGGCCACGCCGACCACGTGATGGACGCGGTCGGGGACACGGTTGTGCCGTCGGTGGCGACGATCCGCAGCCGCTTCACCGTGCGCCGCAAGGGCGGCGGGCTGCTTGACCGGGTGCTGCGCACGCTGCTCGGCGTCGAGGCGAAGGTGCGCCAGTACGCGGAGGGGGCGGCGTTCACCGAGTACGTCGTCGAACGCGTCGGGATGGACGGCTTCAACGCGGTCTGGACCAGCGCCGACACCCTGCCGACCCGCGCGGAGATCGCCGAGCCGATGACCTGGCTGCGCCGCGTGTCCCCGTGA
- the folP gene encoding dihydropteroate synthase, with amino-acid sequence MGVVNVTPDSFSDGGRYLDRQDAVAHGVAMFERGADLVDVGGESTRPGAARVESAEEIARVLPVVKGLVAAGVPVSVDTMWASVATAALEAGASIVNDVSGGLADPRMTAVVAEAGVPYVLMHWRGHSTEMDSLARYDDVVTDVRTELLERVEAALAAGVAESSIVLDPGLGFAKLGDHNWELLQRLDELVELGFPVLVGASRKRFLGTLLDNRPPDGREDATAAVSALAAFNGAWGVRVHDVDRTLDAVAVAGAWRRGHG; translated from the coding sequence ATGGGTGTCGTGAACGTGACGCCCGACTCGTTCTCCGACGGCGGCCGCTACCTCGACCGGCAGGACGCGGTCGCGCACGGCGTCGCGATGTTCGAGCGTGGCGCCGACCTGGTCGACGTCGGCGGCGAGTCGACCCGGCCTGGTGCGGCGCGCGTCGAGTCGGCCGAGGAGATCGCCCGCGTGCTGCCGGTGGTCAAGGGTCTGGTCGCGGCCGGGGTGCCGGTCAGCGTGGACACGATGTGGGCGTCCGTGGCGACGGCGGCGCTGGAGGCGGGCGCGTCGATCGTGAACGACGTGTCCGGCGGCCTGGCCGATCCGCGGATGACCGCGGTCGTCGCCGAGGCGGGCGTGCCGTACGTGCTCATGCACTGGCGTGGGCACAGCACGGAGATGGACTCGTTGGCGCGCTACGACGACGTGGTCACCGACGTGCGCACGGAACTGCTTGAGCGCGTGGAGGCGGCATTGGCGGCAGGGGTCGCCGAGTCGTCGATCGTGCTCGACCCCGGCCTCGGGTTCGCGAAGCTCGGCGACCACAACTGGGAGCTGCTGCAGCGCCTCGACGAGCTGGTGGAGCTGGGTTTCCCGGTGCTGGTGGGTGCGTCGCGCAAACGGTTCCTCGGCACGTTGCTGGACAACCGCCCGCCGGACGGCAGGGAGGACGCGACCGCGGCGGTGTCCGCGCTGGCCGCGTTCAACGGGGCGTGGGGTGTGCGGGTGCACGACGTCGACCGGACGCTGGACGCGGTCGCCGTGGCTGGAGCGTGGAGGCGGGGACATGGCTGA
- the tilS gene encoding tRNA lysidine(34) synthetase TilS, with protein MNGPVFEVRTAVRRFLDEVRPDRVTVAVSGGADSLALAAATAQLVPDAQAVVVDHQLQPGSGDVALRAAGICADLGLTARVEPVVVEGRGGPEAAARKARYGVLRPQNGVVLLGHTMDDQAETVLLGLGRGSGPRSIAGMRAYDPPWGRPLLNVARATTRAACVEQGIEVWEDPHNNDPSFTRVRLRQEVLPLLENVLQGGVAASLARTAAQLREDCDALDELAGAFEGDCCAVDDVGELPAALRRRVLRSWLIGAGVPELSDSHLRRVDALVSEWRGQGGVWLPGGFVARRAHGRLQVEPES; from the coding sequence GTGAACGGCCCGGTCTTTGAGGTCAGGACGGCGGTCAGGCGGTTCCTCGACGAGGTGCGGCCCGACCGCGTGACCGTCGCGGTCTCCGGCGGCGCCGACTCGCTCGCACTGGCCGCCGCCACCGCACAGCTGGTGCCCGACGCCCAGGCGGTGGTCGTCGACCACCAGCTCCAGCCGGGTTCGGGTGACGTCGCGTTGCGGGCGGCGGGCATCTGCGCGGATCTCGGTCTCACGGCGCGTGTCGAGCCCGTCGTCGTAGAGGGCCGCGGCGGTCCCGAAGCGGCGGCCCGCAAAGCTCGCTACGGCGTGCTCAGACCGCAGAACGGCGTGGTGCTGCTGGGGCACACCATGGACGACCAGGCGGAGACCGTTCTGTTGGGTCTTGGTCGTGGTTCCGGTCCACGCTCGATTGCCGGCATGCGCGCCTATGACCCGCCATGGGGTCGGCCGCTGCTGAACGTCGCCCGCGCCACGACGCGCGCCGCGTGTGTGGAGCAGGGCATCGAAGTGTGGGAGGACCCACACAACAACGACCCGTCGTTCACCCGTGTGCGCCTACGGCAAGAAGTGCTGCCTCTGCTTGAGAACGTGCTTCAGGGCGGGGTGGCGGCGTCGTTGGCACGCACTGCGGCCCAGCTCAGGGAGGACTGCGACGCCCTCGACGAGCTCGCGGGGGCGTTCGAGGGCGACTGCTGCGCCGTGGACGACGTCGGCGAGCTGCCGGCCGCGTTGCGACGCAGAGTGCTCAGGTCGTGGCTCATCGGCGCGGGTGTGCCGGAACTGTCCGATTCGCACCTGCGCCGGGTCGACGCACTGGTGAGTGAATGGCGTGGTCAGGGCGGTGTCTGGCTACCCGGCGGCTTTGTCGCGCGCCGTGCGCATGGCAGGCTCCAGGTGGAACCGGAGTCTTAA